The following nucleotide sequence is from Chitinivibrionia bacterium.
AAAACGGTGTTGGGTATTCTGTCGGCGTTAAGAATTGCGCTTGACACGGCGTCATAAAAACTATTTCTCGGAACAAGATTTCTGTTTTGACCTGCGGAATATGAAATTACGACTATCATTTCCGTGGTATATGTGATTTCGTTGCCGTTTATTGACAAAATCGGCGAAATTTCCGCAGAAAAAAGCGGAATACTGCGCGCAAAAGTGAAATTTACGGTAGGAGATACCGTTTCATTTCCTAAATTTTCAGGAACTCTCATAGTAAATCGGTTTTGCGGGGTCGCCGATACTTGCGGTTGTGAACCTGCGGCGGCAGTAAAACTCAAAGATTGAACGGGAATTTGCATACTTTCCCTATAAACAGGAGCGCTGAGATTAACCCTTACAACAATTCTGCCGTTAATTTTTTCCAAAACCTGTATATCGGCAAACAAAACGTTTGTCAAAAACAAAATCAGAAATATTGTCGCCTTTTTCAACATTAACTACCTCTTTTTTGTGAGAAAATACTATATTTGTACATTAAATAGGAGAGTATTCTTGAAAGAAACGATAATTGAGATACGAAATTTATCTGCGCAATACGGCGAAAAGGTCGTTTTGCACGATATTTCCGCCGATTTTTACAAAGACGAAATCAGGGTTATCCTCGGCACAAGCGGCTGTGGCAAGACAACGCTTCTCAAAAACATAATAGGTCTGGAAAAACCCGTAAAAGGCAGTGCAAAGATTTTCGGAACGCTGATAGGCGAACTCGACGCCCCCGAAACGACCGCGGTGCTGAAAAAAATCGGCGTAATGTATCAAAACGGCGCGCTTCTCGGCTCGCTGACCGTCGCGCAAAACGTAGCGCTCCCCTTAAAAATGCACACAAAACTAAACGACGCACTCATAGAAGAAATTGTCCGCGAAAAACTAAAAGACGTAAGAATGGGACACGCCTACGACCTTTTCCCCGATGAACTTTCGGGCGGAATGCGAAAAAGAGCCGCAATAGCCCGCGCTCTTGTTTTAGACCCGCCGATTTTGTTCTGCGACGAGCCATCCGCAGGACTTGA
It contains:
- a CDS encoding ATP-binding cassette domain-containing protein → MKETIIEIRNLSAQYGEKVVLHDISADFYKDEIRVILGTSGCGKTTLLKNIIGLEKPVKGSAKIFGTLIGELDAPETTAVLKKIGVMYQNGALLGSLTVAQNVALPLKMHTKLNDALIEEIVREKLKDVRMGHAYDLFPDELSGGMRKRAAIARALVLDPPILFCDEPSAGLDPVTSAGLDALFMEMRDKLGITIVVVTHEIESIKTIADSILYLEKGLVCFDGTLKDGLAQTEGKVYDFFNRIDRSENR